A window of the Salvelinus fontinalis isolate EN_2023a chromosome 26, ASM2944872v1, whole genome shotgun sequence genome harbors these coding sequences:
- the LOC129824316 gene encoding Golgi reassembly-stacking protein 2-like: MGGLQSVEIPGGGSEGYHVLRVQENSPGHRAGLEPFFDFIVSINNERLNKDNDTLKDLLKASVEKPVRMLVYSSKTLELRESTVIPSNLWGGQGLLGVSIRFCSFEGANENIWHVLEVEPNSPAALAGLRPHTDYIIGADTVMNESEDLFSLIETHEGKGLKLYVYNTDTDNCREVVITPNSAWGGEGSLGCGIGYGYLHRIPTRPFEEGKKISFPGPLPSGEPISPLKDGFTQVQLSAVTPLPAMPSVPTGLEDSLSGLSISSAPPTIPSEFQTGLPTVPRLPTSISPSLSPLNPAATTFNPATTLPGLMPLPGSFPLLPNLTNLNLGALPDLSAVSLAGFPPLAPFPPLNLPGVAPLPAMLSQLPLLPPGVTSFPPVDLSSFTLPTVAPEKQTLPDATVSSTATESAVASETAPTESQASTETTSS, from the exons ATGGGGGGATTGCAGAGTGTCGAGATACCGGGAGGAGGATCCGAAGGCTACCATGTTCTTCGG GTTCAGGAGAACTCTCCAGGACACCGGGCAGGACTGGAGCCTTTCTTTGACTTCATCGTCTCCATCAACAACGAAAGACTG AACAAGGACAATGACACCCTGAAGGACCTATTGAAGGCCAGTGTGGAGAAGCCGGTCAGGATGTTGGTCTACTCCTCGAAGACCCTGGAGCTCAGGGAGTCCACCGTCATCCCTAGCAACCTCTGGGGTGGCCAGGGCCTGCTGGGAGTCTCCATACGCTTCTGCAGCTTCGAGGGAGCCAATGAGAACATCTGGCACGTGCTT gAGGTGGAGCCTAACTCTCCAGCAGCCCTGGCTGGCTTGCGGCCCCACACTGATTACATCATAGGAGCCGACACCGTTATGAACGAG tcagaGGACCTGTTTTCTCTGATAGAGACCCATGAAGGGAAGGGGCTGAAGCTGTATGtctataacacagacacagacaactgCAGAGAGGTGGTCATCACCCCGAACAGCGCCTGGGGAGGGGAGGGCAg TCTGGGATGTGGGATAGGATACGGATACCTGCACAGAATTCCCACCCGACCATTTGAAGAGGGGAAGAAGATCAGTTTTCCAGGTCCTCTTCCCAGTGGTGAGCCCATCAGCCCACTCAAGGATGGATTCACTCAG GTTCAGCTGTCAGCTGTAACCCCTCTGCCTGCCATGCCTTCTGTCCCCACGGGGCTTGAGGATTCGCTGTCCGGCCTGTCAATCAGCTCAGCCCCGCCCACTATCCCAAGCGAGTTTCAGACAG GTCTCCCCACTGTTCCCCGGCTGCCCACCTCTATCAGCCCCTCCCTGAGCCCCCTAAATCCTGCCGCCACGACCTTCAACCCCGCCACCACGCTACCAG GTCTGATGCCTCTCCCGGGCAGCTTCCCCCTACTTCCAAACCTCACCAACCTCAACCTCGGCGCACTACCAGACCTCAGCGCTGTGTCGTTAGCAG GTTTCCCTCCACTCGCCCCCTTCCCTCCTCTGAACCTGCCCGGTGTCGCCCCCCTCCCTGCCATGCTGTCCCAGCTACCACTCCTGCCCCCAGGGGTAACATCTTTTCCCCCGGTCGACCTCTCTTCCTTCACCCTTCCAACAGTCGCCCCAGAGAAGCAGACCCTCCCTGATGCCACAGTTTCCTCTACTGCCACAGAATCAGCTGTCGCCTCGGAAACCGCCCCCACGGAATCACAGGCTTCCACGGAGACAACGTCGTCGTAA